In a genomic window of Diadema setosum chromosome 3, eeDiaSeto1, whole genome shotgun sequence:
- the LOC140246702 gene encoding carbohydrate sulfotransferase 15-like has translation MAASDLHKPTPHLGSSQPSRLQHAQNGDLRWGHNNSSIGNVLFRFTKEPKYVEIYTFHTTRDAVHETRPATGYYGDGYNIRKLPPELFKLAPQVFDEIPQTFLPMYKNPCFIYRGAYPPGLRCLPYFYLIGMQKCGSTDMWEKINEHDEVQRTEKEPHWWARYRVRDLPPDYGNYTTPLSLGWYLDAMSYKIVPRLVQTPETASWLVIGDGSTSTLWDNQWQTLSPTQFNGPEYTIADVMRVIQPNAKFIVVLRDPIARVYSDYLFFGNEKDDVVSKTRFHDIVSEGIQVFRQCLTNNSERACTYLHGTQHARLLLGNYAVFLHDWLKVVPRDQLLVLRLEDWQSRCPSVLREIFAFLNLSPLTDSRLVYICAGERKRVNAQMREHIGDMLTETRTLLNDFYGPMNRELAILLNDERYNMWFQEL, from the exons ATGGCTGCTTCCGACTTGCACAAGCCTACACCACACCTGGGCAGCTCGCAGCCGAGCCGCCTGCAACACGCACAGAATGGTGACTTGAGGTGGGGCCACAACAACTCGTCTATCGGCAATGTCCTCTTTCGCTTCACCAAAGAACCGA AGTACGTGGAGATTT ACACATTTCACACCACGAGAGATGCAGTGCATGAGACAAGACCGGCAACTGGTTACTATGGAGACGGATATAACATAAGGAAGCTGCCTCCAGAGCTCTTCAAATTGGCACCGcaa gTATTTGACGAGATCCCGCAGACATTTCTACCCATGTACAAAAATCCATGTTTTATCTACCGGGGAGCTTACCCCCCGGGCCTTCGCTGCCTCCCGTACTTCTATCTGATCGGCATGCAAAAGTGTGGCTCCACGGACATGTGGGAGAAGATAAACGAACACGACGAGGTGCAGCGAACAGAGAAAGAGCCGCATTGGTGGGCTCGCTACAGAGTGA GAGATCTCCCACCGGACTACGGtaactataccacccctttgTCCCTGGGCTGGTATCTAGACGCCATGTCATACAAGATTGTACCCAGACTCGTTCAGACCCCAGAAACAGCGAGCTggctcgtcattg GAGATGGATCCACCTCCACTCTCTGGGACAACCAATGGCAAACGCTGTCTCCGACTCAGTTCAACGGTCCTGAGTACACCATTGCTGACGTCATGCGCGTGATTCAGCCGAATGCAAAGTTCATCGTCGTGCTGCGCGACCCCATAGCGAG AGTTTATTCAGATTACCTCTTCTTTGGAAACGAAAAGGATGATGTCGTCTCAAAAACGCGTTTCCATGACATCGTCAGCGAGGGCATACAGGTGTTTAGGCAGTGTCTGACGAATAACAGTGAACGAGCCTGCACCTACCTGCACGGGACGCAACATGCC CGGCTTCTCCTGGGAAATTACGCAGTGTTTCTGCATGATTGGCTGAAAGTTGTTCCACGTGACCAACTTCTTGTCTTGCGTCTGGAGGACTGGCAATCACGCTGCCCGTCCGTACTGCGTGAAATCTTCGCATTCCTCAACTTAT CTCCGTTGACTGATTCTAGGCTAGTGTACATCTGCgcaggagagagaaaaagagttAACGCGCAGATGAGGGAACACATTGGAGATATGCTAACAGAAACAAGGACGTTACTTAATGACTTTTATGGACCAATGAACAGGGAACTTGCGATTTTATTGAACGACGAAAGATATAATATGTGGTTCCAGGAGCTGTAA